The following DNA comes from Fervidibacillus albus.
TTAAAACGCGTTTTTTGTTCCATTTAAATAATAACACGTTGGCAGATGTCATTCAGGAAATGGAAGATGTGGACTTACAATTTGAAATTTTAAATAAATTAACCGTCGATAAAAAAGGGGAAGTATTAAATTTAATGGACAATGACGATCTCGCTTCTCTGTTACACGATTTACCTTCTGAAAAAGCCGATTCCCTTTTGAAGGAAATGAAGCACGAAGAGTCGACCATCGTCCAAAATATTATGCAATATCCGGAAGAAACAGCTGGACGATTAATGACGAACCGATTCGTGTGGATTCGCCATTATTATACTGTGACAGAAGCAGTGGAAAAGTTAAAAAATTTTGCTGAATACGCAGAAACAATAAATTATTTGTATGTAGTAGATGAAGCACGAAAACTCGTCGGTGTCGTTTCATATCGGGACCTCCTTTTAGCGGAAAGTCATCAAAAAATTAAAGACGTCATGTACGAACGGGTCATTTCCGTTTCCGCGTTAACCGACCAAGAAGATGCTGCGAGAACGTTGGAACGTTACGACTTTTTGGCCTTGCCTGTTGTAGACGAAAACAACGTGTTACTCGGAATTGTCACCTTTGACGATATGTTAGATGTCATCATAAAAGAAGCAGAGGAAGATATTGAAAAATTATCGGCATCCGGAAAAGCAATCGATTTCGACACAAAGGCTTCCGTCGCGGCTCGAAGAAGGCTTCCGTGGCTCGTCCTCCTTTTAATCATCGGAATTATTTCCGGTGGAATCATTAGTTATTTTGAAGAAACGTTAAACGTCGTCGTCGCCCTTGCATTTTTCATGCCGATGATTACAGCGATGACGGGAAACACGGGAACCCAATCTTTAGCCCTCGTTGTCCGTGGATTGGCAGGACAGGAACCGGATCGAAATGCAATCGTGAAGTTAATTGTAC
Coding sequences within:
- the mgtE gene encoding magnesium transporter; its protein translation is MDHLLSEDQLLLAVVKFIKENKKTELEHLLDELQPYDIAKIYANLPQKFKTRFLFHLNNNTLADVIQEMEDVDLQFEILNKLTVDKKGEVLNLMDNDDLASLLHDLPSEKADSLLKEMKHEESTIVQNIMQYPEETAGRLMTNRFVWIRHYYTVTEAVEKLKNFAEYAETINYLYVVDEARKLVGVVSYRDLLLAESHQKIKDVMYERVISVSALTDQEDAARTLERYDFLALPVVDENNVLLGIVTFDDMLDVIIKEAEEDIEKLSASGKAIDFDTKASVAARRRLPWLVLLLIIGIISGGIISYFEETLNVVVALAFFMPMITAMTGNTGTQSLALVVRGLAGQEPDRNAIVKLIVREFFVSLIIGIVLGIMITLIAYVWQGNMYLGLVVGLSLFGAIIIGTLSGTVIPLILYRFKIDPAIASGPLITTLNDIFSLLTYFAIATAFLNKLL